The following nucleotide sequence is from Zingiber officinale cultivar Zhangliang chromosome 10A, Zo_v1.1, whole genome shotgun sequence.
aatcactatcaattcgtaagTCTTTTACAATGTTGAAATACAAGTACTAAATAATGACTTTATACCGACAATatggaagatgaagaagctagtCGTCGTCTGTTGGAGTGTCGATCCCGGTCAATTCTGACCCTGCACAGAAACTGTTAGAAatgttctcctgcaaaacagagttagaatatagcAGAGAATATATAGGTAAGTAAATGGATAGTCTTCGGACTGCccgattctgactttggatttccgaccgaaaatcctaggtcgaactgacgcctactgttccctcttccagagaacgcgtcctcacctactcccctcaggagagattacttgatgccagttcggtcctccagaccaactggactttctgcctagggttaccacctcctaggacctaaggttaccgccccctagggtttttctccacttagggttaccagtccctaggacctaaggttaccccccccccccccttaagattttcctccacctagggttaccaccccctaggacctaaggttgccgcctcttaagattttcctccacctagggttaccaccccctaggacctaaggttgccgccccttaggattttcctccacctagggttaccaccccctaggacctagggttatcaccccctagggttttccttcaccgaaggttaccaccccgtaggacctagggttaccacccctaggattttccttcgcctagggttatcactccctaggacctaaggttatcgccccttaggattttccacctgcctaaccgcagttagaactttcctgaaacctcatttaagcacgttagataataaggaatcttaactttgaatccctttgtcattatcaaaacctaggttcgatcgtcggatgcttcccgcaccaacagtatgtaccatcttaaacgtatctcccagagttttccctcaatagatgcaacccaactttctctttaatattttcatttcttatcctaTCTATccttgtatgtccacacatccactttaacatcctcatctcatcttctgctcatgtgctcgagtcattgCCCAATATTCAACTTCATATGACACAGCAAGTCTAACCGTTATTTTTTAGAACTTccctttaaattttagaaatactttacgatcacataaaacgtCGGACGCTTTCCTTCATTTCAACCATCTTACTTGTATTAtatgtaagatatctctctcaatccctctatcCTTTTGGGAAAATGATcataaatacttaaaactctcagttAAAAAGATAAGGATTTATAACTAATTCATAATGTAATCCTATTTTTATGGGAAATTATGGTACCATGTCTTAATTTggtaataaaagaaaattttcagtTTCTATTGAGTTTCAGGTTTGAAACCTGAAAACCCAATCAAACCAAAATTCAATGTTATGGATATTCATAAAACTATATACATTTAAATACGTATATTTGTGAAGAAAATAATCTGAATGAACTATTTGATTGATTTTTATAgaattcaaaaaggaaaaagatttttattttttatttgcgGTGATTTGAAGCTTATTAATTTGAGTttgtgtttgaaaattttaagtttatgaatttcaatataatttggaatttttcttaaaatacaaaaaaaaaaaaaacctagcccACCCTAGCCATGTACCATCTTGTTACCTTAAGACAGCCCACTTAGCTATCACCATCTAATCCAACAAATGAAGGACCAAATACAAAAATTGAATGCAAAATTAACCTTGTTTTAATTTTCTAGCCTAACAATCTGTCttaatgaaaataaatttccatttATTGGCAAAGTCAACATTTTCCGACCCATTTAAACAGCCACGTACCTGGTCAGTTCTTGGCTTCTAGCAAAAGTTCTTCAGATACCAAAGCCAAAGAATCTTGAAGACTTGGAAATCAAAGAATAGACTAACTACTGTTAACATGAATTCCTTACCTTCTTTAGCCAACATACAAGCTTAATCAGCTGTTATAAGTCTTACACAATAAATATCAAACAGTATTAACCTATCTCATGTATTTTCACCAGAATAATCCATTTTGTTTTTCTGATTATATTGTTattctatcattttttttttgcaagacgTAACACTTTCAATGGATATAACTTGTTGTGTCATGTCAttccaaattttaaaatatccaCTACTTGTTTGTATCCATCGCGTGTAGTTGTTCAATGATTTACTCCAATTTGTAAACCATAAGCAAGGAATCCATCATACAATCATATCTCAGTTTAAGAAAAGACATCAATAATTTTCTCCTACTGTCCTCCCTACAAAGGAAAATACCCCTGAAACTGGAAAACACACAAGTATCAACAATCTAATTATTTACATGGATGCATCTGTAACCCTGCTGGATTTCTTTCAGAAATCATCAAATTAACTACTCAGTAACACAAACAAAATGCACACTAATTGCAGGGAGGTAGAAACATACGGTTTTGCCAAAATTTCTCCTAGCACCTCCAGTGTCGCATCCCTGCTGGGTAAACAAAGAATcataagaagaaaaaaatctcaaatttatcAAGGCAGAAAccctagaattatttttaaaaaaattgattttgatcaGCTAGTCCATACACTTGCTAAGAACAGTTACCGGCGCAAGCGTTTCTGCTATTCAAGAAAGGGAATCGACAATATAGGGTCACCGACCCAATAACTGGctgagggaaaagaggagggaGAAATCTCAGAAAAGGGAAGCGCTCCATCCCGAAGGAGAGAACGAGGACGAACGACTGGCGAACATCACCCAGTTCCCCGGCGACGCTCGCTGCTCCGCGGCTGGGCTGAGCGATTGGCTTCCCAGCCTGCCCATGGTCGGCAGTTCGATCCAAACTAATGTCGGTAACCCTCGCTTAATTGCCCTAATGATAACTTGACACGTGGGCGCCGCGTTGGCCTCCGCAACGTTCCGGTTTGGCGCGACTCGAGGCCGAGTGCGAGCCGTCCGCGTGCGGGAACGTGCATGCGCAGGTCCTCCCACACATCTCGGATCCAATATCATCTTCCAAATTCCAAACGGCATAAGAACCCATTCATAGATCGCCACGTGGAAAACATAACCAGATTACACAGCGTCAACACGGATCATTCAGTTCAGAGGCCGCAGGCGATCAGGCCAGGCGGTGCCACGTCGGATAAAGCACGAGAAAAAAAAGGCGTTTGGTCTGGGTCGGGATCGGAAGGCGGACGCGGTGGTGCAGTTCGTTTCTTTGACTGTCCCAACGCCCGCCTCCTCCCGACCGATTCCTCCCATTGGTTTCCGCCTCTTTATTTATTGAACGCCGAGAGGGCGACGGCGGCTTCGAATCTATAATTCTGCGTTCAATTGATCGAGCTCCACCGATGGCGTCCTCCTCCTGTGGCTTCGATCTCCGTTCCGTGGCCACGGCGAGGGAACTACCTCTGTTGATGGAGAAACGAGGAGGTCCCTCGCTCTGCTGTCGTCTCGATGCCCGATTGACGTCTCGTAGGAGGAGGAGGATGTGCGCAGAGGCGAGTCTGACGATCTCGAGGAGCACCGTCGCGACGGCGGACCGCCTCTCGTCGGAAAGGCGGGATCTTTCTGTCTCGACGCGGCCACCGCCGCTTTACTTCAACAAGGCGGTGGAGGGGGAGAGGGCTCGTGCCACCCCCGAGAAGCTGGAGCAGTGGATTATGGATTCGATCGGAGAGGTAGGCATCTCGATTGAATCGGGTAATTTTTTTTTCGTTTATCTTTCCTGAAGTTTTCCTGACCTATCGAGCGATCGACATTGCAGATCGTGCGGAACATCGAAAATGAGCCCTTTTTGATGCACATCTTCTCCGACTGCGGCGGCGCTTCGGGATTGAGGTTGGTTAAGGAAGAGGCGTTCCCGGAGCGCTGGCCGCGGATCAAGAAGCGGTGGGAGAGGACGAGAAGCGCGCCCGACGCCGTCATCCTCGTGGAGCGGCTACAAGGGGACGGGGAGGACGAGGAAGACAGCGCGATCGGCGCCGGCGGATGTGACAGTCACGAGACGTGGGCGCTAGTGGTGCAGGGCCGCGGCATGGACTGCGCCGCCTGCTACATCCTCAACACCACCCGGGTGATGTCGGCGGTGGGATTCTGCACCCACTTCTGCCTGGTGAGAGCCCAATGCTTCGGAGATCCGGTGGATGTGCAGCTGATGAACGCCTGGTTGCAGAGGTAAATCAGCCATTCTTTCGATGGATTGGAGGCGTCGGTCGAAGACGATGCCCGATTGGATTCTATTCACTTAATTTCTCTACCAATTGAGAAGCAATCTGTATCTAAaagtctttttctttttcttttgtaaaaaataataattgataTTCAATGCTGAATAAAGAAAATTTCATGCCTCGACTTCAGATTCATTTGAATTTGTTGTTAGATAACAAAAGTATTTCTCGAATTGAGTTCCACATTTATTGAAGATCGCCAAatgattcttttttccttgtctaACTCATAAGATATGAGGATAACAAggataaaaaaaacaaatattatTACTTTCCATAGTTTGATTTGGaaggaaaaattttatttctttctttttaagACAAGAcaactcctttcttctctttcacTCCAACTAttatatttctttcttttttcataTTTTGTTCTTCTTCAGATAAACAAAgcataaatatatcatatttcatccAAAAACGTAACTTCTGATAATCGCTTGCAAGCAACTTATCATTCAACTTTGTTCAGCTAACGAAAGGACAAACTAAACACTTCAAATTATCCTCGATTTGCTTTGAAAATCATTTGCAAACGTCGTTCTCTTGGCCTTACATTTAATAAGGCTTCAGTCCACGTTCAA
It contains:
- the LOC122026154 gene encoding uncharacterized protein LOC122026154 encodes the protein MASSSCGFDLRSVATARELPLLMEKRGGPSLCCRLDARLTSRRRRRMCAEASLTISRSTVATADRLSSERRDLSVSTRPPPLYFNKAVEGERARATPEKLEQWIMDSIGEIVRNIENEPFLMHIFSDCGGASGLRLVKEEAFPERWPRIKKRWERTRSAPDAVILVERLQGDGEDEEDSAIGAGGCDSHETWALVVQGRGMDCAACYILNTTRVMSAVGFCTHFCLVRAQCFGDPVDVQLMNAWLQR